In the Erythrolamprus reginae isolate rEryReg1 chromosome 13, rEryReg1.hap1, whole genome shotgun sequence genome, one interval contains:
- the LOC139175125 gene encoding NAD(P)(+)--arginine ADP-ribosyltransferase 2-like — MKIIPMVLGLIALFAGPLQVLCVVEVPLTMFNHSVDDQYIGCRHGRESQLQELKMIPLEEKYRTTWEKAKSHWERLGPAVGNFTPIYGIAIVAYTVGDQLYRDFNAATREAGKSQTSYDHYLFRDFHLLLTKALQAKRNKEKCYEVFRGIKDIHFTLSEKVVRFGQFASSSLDKKVAKGFGEDTFFSIRTCHGVPIDDFSYHTSQKEVLIPPYESFTVTRHRVENGTDIRLESRGVFSRHNCEVLNAARNSTPLPFLPWGLLFAWITLGPLGSL, encoded by the exons ATGAAGATCATCCCGATGGTCCTGGGCCTGATTGCCCTGTTTGCAGGGCCTTTGCAG GTGTTGTGTGTCGTAGAGGTCCCCCTCACCATGTTCAACCACTCCGTGGACGACCAGTATATCGGCTGCAGACATGGCCGAGAATCCCAGCTGCAGGAGTTGAAAATGATCCCTTTGGAGGAAAAGTATAGAACGACCTGGGAAAAGGCCAAGAGCCACTGGGAAAGACTCGGCCCAGCTGTTGGCAACTTCACCCCTATTTATGGCATTGCAATTGTAGCATATACAGTCGGAGATCAACTGTACCGCGATTTCAACGCTGCCACACGAGAAGCTGGGAAGTCCCAAACCTCATACGACCACTATCTCTTTCGGGATTTCCACCTGCTCCTTACCAAAGCGCTCCAGGCGAAGAGGAACAAGGAAAAGTGCTATGAAGTCTTCCGCGGGATCAAGGACATCCATTTCACCCTTTCCGAGAAGGTGGTGCGCTTCGGGCAGTTCGCCTCCTCTTCCTTGGATAAAAAAGTGGCCAAAGGATTCGGTGAGGATACCTTCTTCTCCATCAGGACCTGTCACGGCGTGCCCATCGATGACTTCTCGTACCATACATCCCAAAAGGAAGTTCTCATCCCGCCCTACGAGTCCTTCACCGTTACCAGGCACCGTGTCGAGAACGGCACTGACATCAGGCTGGAATCCCGCGGGGTTTTCAGTCGGCACAACTGCGAAGTCCTGAACG CTGCGCGCAACTCGACTCCTCTGCCCTTCCTTCCATGGGGTCTTCTCTTCGCTTGGATCACCCTTGGGCCTCTGGGAAGCCTCTGA